A genomic segment from Hypanus sabinus isolate sHypSab1 chromosome 8, sHypSab1.hap1, whole genome shotgun sequence encodes:
- the LOC132398238 gene encoding interferon-inducible GTPase 5-like: protein MGGASSSQQVAEAENATFFTKDELNKLKSDFETGGVNKVTSLIEQKVSELDKTELNIAVTGETGTGKSTFINAMRGIRDTDEGAAIGWIRETTKEPTGYRHPNLPNVCYWDLPGIGSIQVPASRYVWEMKFERYDFFIIISAGRFKENDAKLAKEIKRLGKNFYFVRSKIDQDFYSMRMERKKINEEKVLETIRSDCIRRLKEAGILNPTVFLISSFEQDQYDFNQLSKALEDDLPFVMKSTFVLAYPNRNVEIVRQKSKMLRERVWMLATLSGAVGAIPIPGVSFACDISILITGIINFRKCLCLDEASLQRLANTTNKPVEELKAVINPSLLGKIDKNIIVRLGWGATVVAVSALEFGLDFIPVIGSIFGAGSSFVMTYTILTDALKDLTESAERVVKVAYGID from the exons ATGGGAGGAGCAAGCTCCAG TCAACAGGTGGCTGAGGCTGAGAATGCCACATTCTTCACAAAGGACGAGCTCAACAAACTGAAGTCAGACTTTGAAACAGGTGGGGTGAATAAAGTTACATCTCTGATAGAGCAGAAGGTATCAGAACTGGACAAGACAGAGCTTAACATTGCAGTGACAGGAGAAACAGGTACAGGAAAATCCACCTTCATCAATGCCATGAGAGGAATTCGGGACACCGATGAGGGAGCTGCTATAGGTTGGATCAGGGAAACTACAAAAGAGCCGACTGGATACCGACATCCCAACCTGCCCAACGTCTGCTACTGGGACCTGCCAGGAATCGGGTCTATACAAGTTCCAGCAAGTAGATATGTCTGGGAAATGAAATTTGAAAGATATGATTTCTTCATCATTATATCAGCTGGCCGTTTCAAAGAAAATGACGCAAAACTTGCAAAAGAGATTAAACGGCTTGGGAAAAATTTCTATTTTGTCCGCTCTAAGATTGATCAAGATTTTTATTCAATGAGAATGGAAAGGAAGAAAATTAATGAGGAAAAAGTGCTGGAGACTATTCGGAGTGACTGCATTAGAAGGTTGAAAGAAGCGGGGATTCTAAATCCGACTGTGTTCCTGATATCCAGTTTTGAGCAGGATCAATATGATTTCAATCAGTTAAGTAAGGCACTTGAAGATGATCTGCCATTTGTAATGAAAAGTACCTTTGTTCTGGCCTATCCAAACCGAAATGTGGAGATTGTTCGGCAGAAAAGCAAGATGCTGCGGGAACGTGTCTGGATGTTGGCAACACTTTCGGGAGCAGTGGGAGCAATCCCCAttcctggtgtctcttttgctTGTGATATCAGCATATTGATAACGGGAATAATCAATTTCCGTAAATGTCTGTGTCTGGATGAAGCTTCTCTTCAAAGACTGGCCAACACCACAAATAAACCTGTGGAAGAGCTTAAGGCCGTAATTAATCCATCCCTTCTGGGAAAAATAGATAAAAATATAATTGTAAGGTTAGGGTGGGGTGCTACAGTTGTTGCCGTTTCAGCTTTGGAATTTGGTCTTGACTTTATCCCTGTCATTGGTTCCATTTTTGGAGCAGGATCATCATTTGTCATGACCTACACAATACTGACCGATGCACTGAAGGAccttacagagagtgcagagagggtggtgaaggttGCATATGGCATTGATTAA